A window of the Linepithema humile isolate Giens D197 chromosome 4, Lhum_UNIL_v1.0, whole genome shotgun sequence genome harbors these coding sequences:
- the LOC105675015 gene encoding serine-rich adhesin for platelets-like isoform X2, with amino-acid sequence MTLPVSSYEELLIQVRELTHETILLQRQLSSDLFDNGDPPDVNHNFSFVQKNYEKGKLLTDNVIRQCDKTRDFETGNENPLVEFNNLRFRARYCHDLESFESARSGELTSRLLACRDRHPIIFQENAETRRDRSRATEGRVPCGIAAAAAAASVGVEGVAGVWGGQRRQASPPPLTSRRLESAADAATAAAAAPTAAAASFNPVVAAATQRCAAAKGAVVDAGAPRPSRIYWGAPLVAETSKEDAMEPEAKEEDERRSSTPSPEFYVRRSKRYNEDGSSEEDAKQDSSSLPSHRLPSSYRGTWPIRRDVWANQQIGFPAQQSTSLAAHNDVASVMSFSSSNSAGLEAGSSTELPGHRRLGAKVDVVYNLLGMLEKNGRDDMSTTLLSMSTSIDSCLVMRQSGCLPLLVQLIHAPGQDPDTRDRAMQALHNVVHAKSDERAGRREARVLRFLEQLRDYCQTLRISLERGQPADDLERGHPAAPIAALMKLSFDEAHRHAMCQLGGLHAVAELIEMDHLAHGSESDDQNCITLRRYAGMALTNLTFGDGNNKALLCSFKEFMKALVSQLRSPSDDLRQVTASVLRNLSWRADSSSKQTLREVGAVTGLMRAAMEGRKESTLKSILSALWNLSAHCSTNKVDICAVDGALAFLVDMLSYKAPSKTLAIIENAGGILRNVSSHVAVREDYRAIVRERGCLQVLLQQLRSPSLTVVSNACGALWNLSARCPQDQRLLWDLGAVPMLRSLVHSKHKMISMGSSAALKNLLSARPGCNNLVHLDSTARGLGLSTLPSLAARRQRALEQEIDQNLAETCDNIEPSTSPINKDDKFTFKLDHSFLGINAHSLRAYQLHSQPGTSTAKSNGVARSESRDSMRSITSTHSDTMFERVNRHVLNGVSPTDSQIKQQSSSLHSAVGFDNGACSSDGHARATSSERKYTLRYKNSIPERLKPSDVGFDVNELKCTNSTISWAAVPNQEPSQISLHSSIENNASLIDQSVSFSSKAGSQSSVSEEIEATVCAKSDYRRATANMDGSKQASYLPDVKEGTGFVYAEKALLRQHDALNSIQKAISPTISRGPDGNLFGDYAETDLDQPTDYSLRYGEQTIDDEKQHSGFFPGNDQGLLHEDTVKTYYTEGTPRTTSLNSSRATSASDLQDDSRIRSSSRKQLSEQYKAGHVEDRGECKASSLTDVPKLNDFTESEAELNLRGVTHLTDDESANHSLPYLEEDLGKPLKSIEEDTIIQNFSSVRTTPISMVLGSSEYNDDHDGESSSRIINLDSKSSIGKANKDLPSSDVEFSSGSSGLKTSNNDSGYQVSDGDEDDEDLLAACINIGMQNNRHRHSFIGNNLEKLPRSDSNLTRYQTSLALNQVDQNGTESNNSSFNMKYAASRGGATAENVLSEKNKEGRKDNEKQNNLKTATVTNTNDEYTRNITELNDASATTAMNDDSNNFSEKVIPVLQRPDVSNELIINDGTDKKDSRPDEATIDDQIADIPMKQSFTKDSESSESIDSVEQSEHALLELCIQPGIKSEGNIAINQSNADYVKSQLELYNKQIHFIKGRSNISEEISELDGNVSGKPEAAFDIVRTTDVLHRESAEKHTKEETYRRQRDPDAMIASLDRLTATLVQQTEAMRERDSGAMKQSLTCDTWNEDSPNDVSFPSISISAPLVASFNSDAQEDQCHTQDNNVQPENNEQTNMTESRIIQREAIKLAEAVDAETNNQNELETTSLTSIDLEAIKPPSSMGSLLSLTASYAGSVDNSEAFVNRDRCYSTSLPPVPAKNSTDPRNVRKKSLPIGMVAKRALGHGNQSHTTSLENLLNECASSHLENVKPPSMMDELPDVGDMENSMLSVASITSEIADAKDQDSHSLTGSDPVVFEMLKPVANVLSMTCMRYAEGSANNSLSECLENINPPSLFNEVTEMDESTMEANTDTLCSDTLCIETELHTDVHSIVAEVIDEAENDTDEAATPISSEYCVSSSAESTPKRRPHLMSHLTPKQKRHLTKERYKTYTIAAEIVKKEEEERRKQDGANNGEGDKIPRSSFTRLTPKQRRQENRARFQTQVLQNPFPDLNAAKAKAEVEQIPAGNVEKQELASPIKSSIPTLTKLPVCKALRRKRGDSQESKERYRTRTLNDSEAVFKENEHGASATEEGQAQGYARGEIQSLLEQNATIVLKNLKESNKSTNDSVRDDDTLRCETYTVANDSEHNLRMRFVNGLSRKLMGAQQVDDDEMQTERAEAAREGATESNSDAESNCEEQEPRETKRPRIIKPGMPGRDPSADSNATDKSEPESPKAIRGRRKALYSNPITRKPTPQSSPLKQVNPVSGIPIGRSNTSPIVRATRATTLRQNNNSSTATKDSPKSNTSPKRTPFSVDAERKTRNLATVSKRASVPQKGSSLTFTKSAKRHSTPPACSSNYQSDVKPPEVAFKALERQGTFTKDEPEVDNAPTVHSASSSPVKTKIAKPIRGASSKVHPAAAKSKISVKAQAAYQPKLTKANSSEKMQPPKGLLMAPKKVSPGKIAPPAKVLNGSAPQNEKTVRKISPLGQRSNSNSSIVSNTSPNVQNRKLTKEATSKIASLWKKVEESRNKQRFEKDTRQWIRPANSATEVDAAPAAAAYSNPPAYRLFRSSTFEGISQEDSDDDETIACRVTSKLPILGAPVAAPGGPKYRNSCDLTGVSAHEAPCKIPVKSCESYKRETTQLDDALVTMRKQQSAEFAAETDPTKRISRLGSFIRMDPAAAAAAAAAAAAAAAAAAAAENGVRTPASAIVPPFNYNPKPDIPSQAARARSDEGQGKFEAAEIVTGSARVTTV; translated from the exons GAGAACGCGGAAACCCGCCGAGACAGATCGCGCGCGACGGAAGGCCGCGTGCCGTGCGGCatagcggcggcggcggcggcggcgagcgTCGGGGTGGAAGGCGTCGCCGGCGTGTGGGGCGGACAGAGACGGCAGGCGTCGCCGCCGCCCCTGACATCGCGCAGGCTGGAATCGGCCGCTGACgccgcaacagcagcagcagcagcaccaacagcagcagcagcatcgTTCAACCCCGTTGTCGCCGCCGCTACGCAGAGATGCGCCGCTGCGAAAGGCGCCGTCGTCGATGCCGGCGCGCCGAGGCCGTCGCGAATCTATTGGGGCGCTCCTCTCGTCGCTGAGACCAGCAAGGAGGATGCCATGGAGCCGGAAGCCAAGGAAGAGGATGAGCGACGCTCGTCGACGCCGAGTCCCGAG TTCTATGTGCGAAGGAGCAAACGTTACAACGAGGATGGCAGTAGTGAGGAGGACGCTAAGCAGGACAGCAGCTCGCTGCCTAGCCACAGGCTGCCGTCTTCGTACCGCGGAACGTGGCCCATCAGAAGAGACGTATGGGCTAATCAGCAGATTGGCTTTCCGGCCCAGCAGAGCACATCGCTCGCTGCACACAAT GATGTGGCCAGCGTGATGAGTTTCTCGTCGTCGAACTCGGCGGGTCTCGAGGCCGGCAGCTCCACGGAGCTGCCGGGTCATCGGCGGCTGGGTGCCAAGGTGGACGTGGTGTACAATCTGCTGGGTATGCTGGAGAAGAACGGGCGGGACGACATGAGCACGACGCTGCTCTCGATGAGCACGTCTATCGACAGCTGCCTGGTGATGAGGCAGTCCGGGTGTCTGCCGTTGCTGGTGCAACTGATTCACGCGCCCGGCCAGGATCCGGACACCCGCGACAGAGCTATGCAGGCGCTGCACAACGTGGTGCACGCTAAAAGCGACGAGAGGGCGGGCCGCCGGGAGGCGCGGGTGCTCCGGTTTCTCGAACAACTGCGCGACTATTGCCAGACTCTGAGGATATCGCTGGAGAGAGGTCAGCCGGCGGACGATCTGGAGCGAGGACACCCGGCGGCGCCGATAGCCGCGCTGATGAAGCTCTCCTTCGACGAGGCGCACCGTCACGCCATGTGCCAGCTGGGCGGCCTCCACGCGGTCGCCGAGCTCATCGAGATGGATCACCTGGCGCACGGCAGCGAGAGCGACGATCAGAACTGCATCACGTTGCGCAGATACGCGGGAATGGCGCTGACGAATCTCACGTTCGGCGACGGCAACAATAAAGCGCTGCTCTGCTCCTTCAAGGAGTTCATGAAGGCTCTAGTTTCGCAGCTCAGGAGCCCCAGCGACGATCTCAGGCAAGTGACGGCGAGTGTCTTGAGAAACTTGTCCTGGCGCGCCGACAGCAGCAGCAAGCAGACGCTGAGGGAAGTCGGAGCGGTGACGGGATTGATGAGGGCCGCGATGGAGGGCCGCAAGGAGTCCACTCTTAAATCCATACTGTCCGCCCTGTGGAATCTGTCGGCGCACTGCAGCACGAACAAAGTGGACATCTGCGCCGTGGACGGCGCGCTCGCCTTCCTCGTGGACATGCTGAGCTACAAGGCGCCGTCCAAGACACTCGCGATCATCGAGAACGCCGGCGGCATCCTGAGGAACGTATCGAGTCACGTGGCGGTGCGAGAGGATTACAGAGCCATCGTGAGGGAGAGGGGCTGCCTGCAGGTTCTCCTGCAGCAACTACGATCGCCCAGTCTGACGGTCGTCAGCAACGCCTGCGGGGCGCTGTGGAATCTGTCCGCGCGGTGTCCTCAGGATCAGCGGCTTCTCTGGGACTTGGGCGCCGTGCCGATGCTGCGCAGTCTCGTGCACTCGAAGCACAAGATGATCTCGATGGGCTCGAGCGCGGCCCTGAAGAACCTGCTGAGCGCCCGACCTGGATGCAACAATCTCGTCCATCTGGATTCTACCGCGCGCGGACTCGGACTGTCAACGCTGCCGAGTCTGGCCGCGCGCCGGCAGCGCGCTCTCGAACAAGAAATCGACCAGAACCTGGCCGAGACGTGCGACAACATCGAGCCGAGCACGTCGCCGATCAATAAGGACGACAAATTCACGTTCAAGCTGGACCACAGCTTCCTCGGCATCAACGCGCATAGTCTGCGTGCTTATCAGCTGCACAGTCAGCCCGGCACGTCGACCGCCAAGAGCAACGGAGTCGCCCGCAGCGAGAGCAGAGACTCCATGCGTTCCATCACCAGCACGCACTCCGACACTATGTTCGAGCGAGTGAATCGTCACGTTCTGAACGGCGTGTCGCCTACGGACTCGCAGATCAAGCAGCAATCCTCGTCGTTGCATTCCGCAGTCGGGTTCGACAATGGCGCGTGTAGCAGCGACGGTCACGCGAGGGCCACCTCTTCCGAGCGGAAGTACACTCTACGTTACAAGAACTCCATACCGGAACGACTGAAGCCGTCCGACGTCGGTTTCGACGTGAACGAGCTCAAGTGCACAAACTCCACCATATCGTGGGCCGCGGTGCCCAATCAAGAGCCCTCTCAGATCTCCTTGCACTCTTCCATCGAGAATAATGCGTCTTTGATCGACCAGAGCGTGTCGTTCTCGTCCAAAGCGGGCAGTCAATCCAGCGTCTCCGAGGAGATTGAGGCGACCGTTTGCGCCAAGTCGGATTATCGACGAGCAACCGCGAACATGGACGGCTCGAAGCAGGCTTCCTATCTGCCCGACGTAAAGGAAGGCACGGGCTTCGTGTACGCGGAGAAGGCTCTGCTGCGTCAACACGACGCGCTGAACAGCATTCAAAAAGCGATCTCGCCCACGATCAGCCGCGGCCCGGACGGCAATCTGTTCGGCGACTACGCCGAGACGGATCTGGATCAACCGACCGATTACAGTCTGCGCTACGGCGAGCAGACGATAGACGACGAGAAGCAACACTCCGGCTTCTTCCCGGGCAACGATCAAGGACTCCTGCACGAGGACACGGTCAAGACTTACTACACGGAGGGAACACCGCGCACGACGTCCCTAAACTCGTCCAGAGCCACCTCCGCGTCCGATTTGCAGGACGACAGCCGTATAAGGAGCTCATCGAGGAAGCAGCTGTCGGAACAATACAAGGCTGGGCACGTGGAGGATCGCGGTGAATGCAAAGCGTCGTCCTTGACAGACGTGCCAAAATTGAACGACTTCACCGAATCGGAAGCGGAGCTGAATTTACGAGGCGTGACGCATCTGACGGACGACGAAAGCGCAAATCATTCGCTGCCGTACCTTGAGGAGGATTTAGGCAAACCGCTCAAGAGCATTGAAGAAGACACAATCATCCAGAACTTTTCAAG cgTCAGGACGACACCAATTTCGATGGTATTAGGGAGTTCTGAATATAATGATGATCACGATGGAGAGTCCAGTTCCAGGATTATCAATTTAG ACTCGAAATCAAGTATCGGCAAAGCAAATAAAGATTTACCGTCGAGTGACGTGGAATTCTCGTCTGGCAGTAGCGGTTTGAAAACTTCCAATAACGATTCAGGat atcAAGTTAGCGACGGAGATGAGGATGACGAAGATCTGCTTGCTGCTTGTATTAATATTGGAATGCAAAATAATag GCACAGACATTCCTTCATAGGAAATAATCTTGAGAAGCTTCCTCGATCAGATAGTAACTTGACTCGATATCAAACTAGTCTAGCCTTAAATCAAGTCGATCAAAATGGAACTGAGTCGAATAACTCGTcgtttaatatgaaatatgcgGCATCTCGTGGAGGAGCGACGGctgaaaatgttttatcagAAAAGAATAAAGAGGGCAGGAAGGATAATGAAAAACAGAACAATCTGAAAACAGCCACG gTGACAAATACAAATGACGAATATACGCGTAATATTACGGAGTTAAATGACGCTTCCGCCACAACAGCAATGAATGATGATAGCAATAATTTCTCAGAAAAGGTGATACCTGTTTTACAGAGACCTGACGTCTccaatgaattaattataaatgacgGCACGGATAAAAAGGACTCACGACCGGACGAAGCGACAATCGACGATCAGATCGCAGATATTCCGATGAAGCAATCGTTCACGAAGGATTCCGAAAGCAGCGAATCAATTGACTCTGTCGAGCAGTCCGAACACGCTCTCCTGGAATTGTGCATTCAACCCGGCATAAAATCCGAAGGCAACATCGCCATAAACCAGAGCAATGCGGATTACGTTAAATCGCAGCTGGAATTATACAACAAACAAATACACTTCATAAAAGGAAGAAGCAACATTTCGGAAGAAATATCCGAGCTTGACGGCAACGTGAGCGGGAAACCGGAAGCTGCATTCGACATCGTGAGGACTACGGACGTTCTACATCGCGAGAGCGCGGAGAAGCACACGAAGGAGGAGACGTACAGAAGGCAGAGAGATCCCGACGCTATGATCGCATCGCTGGATCGATTAACGGCTACGCTGGTGCAACAAACCGAGGCGATGCGCGAGCGAGACTCCGGCGCGATGAAGCAGAGTTTGACGTGCGACACGTGGAACGAGGATTCGCCCAACGACGTTTCCTTCCCCAGCATCAGCATCAGCGCGCCGCTGGTCGCTTCCTTCAACAGCGACGCGCAGGAGGATCAGTGCCATACGCAGGATAATAACGTGCAGCCCGAGAACAACGAGCAGACCAATATGACGGAATCGAGGATCATTCAGCGCGAGGCCATCAAGCTGGCGGAAGCGGTGGACGCCGAAACCAACAATCAGAACGAGCTCGAGACGACGAGTCTGACGTCCATCGATCTCGAGGCGATTAAACCACCATCTTCGATGGGCAGCCTGCTGTCGCTGACCGCGAGTTACGCCGGCTCGGTCGACAACAGCGAGGCATTCGTCAACCGCGACAGATGTTATTCCACGTCGCTGCCACCGGTGCCCGCGAAAAATTCCACTGATCCTCGCAACGTGCGGAAGAAGTCCCTGCCAATCGGCATGGTGGCGAAACGGGCGCTAGGCCACGGCAATCAGAGTCACACGACCAGTCTGGAGAACCTGCTGAACGAGTGCGCCAGCTCGCATCTCGAAAATGTGAAGCCGCCGTCGATGATGGACGAGCTGCCGGACGTGGGTGATATGGAGAACAGCATGCTGAGCGTAGCCAGTATCACATCGGAAATCGCGGACGCGAAGGACCAGGACTCGCACAGCCTAACTGGCAGCGACCCGGTGGTGTTTGAGATGCTGAAGCCGGTCGCCAATGTGCTGTCTATGACGTGCATGCGCTACGCCGAGGGCAGCGCGAACAACAGCTTGAGCGAGTGCCTGGAGAACATCAATCCGCCATCTTTGTTCAATGAGGTGACCGAGATGGACGAGTCGACGATGGAGGCGAATACGGACACTCTGTGCAGCGACACGCTGTGCATCGAGACGGAGCTGCACACCGACGTCCATTCCATCGTGGCGGAAGTGATCGACGAAGCGGAAAACGACACTGACGAGGCGGCTACGCCGATCTCGTCCGAGTACTGCGTCAGCAGTTCGGCGGAGTCGACGCCGAAGAGGCGGCCGCACCTGATGAGCCATCTGACCCCGAAGCAAAAGCGGCACTTGACAAAAGAGAGATACAAGACGTACACCATCGCCGCGGAAATCGTTaagaaggaggaagaggaacGCCGCAAGCAGGACGGTGCTAACAACGGCGAGGGCGATAAGATTCCACGCTCTTCCTTTACGAGGCTGACGCCGAAGCAGCGCAGGCAAGAAAATCGAGCGAGATTCCAGACGCAGGTGCTGCAAAATCCCTTCCCAGACTTGAACGCGGCTAAAGCTAAGGCGGAGGTGGAGCAAATTCCGGCTGGGAACGTCGAGAAGCAGGAACTCGCGTCTCCCATCAAATCCTCGATCCCGACGCTGACGAAATTGCCCGTGTGCAAGGCGTTGAGGAGGAAACGCGGCGATTCCCAGGAGAGCAAAGAAAGATATCGCACGAGAACGTTGAACGACTCGGAGGCTGTCTTTAAGGAGAACGAGCACGGCGCGAGCGCGACAGAAGAAGGACAAGCGCAAGGATACGCGCGGGGGGAAATTCAAAGCTTGTTGGAACAAAACGCCACAATCGTATTgaagaatttaaaagaatCGAACAAATCTACGAACGACTCCGTCAGAGACGACGACACTCTGCGTTGCGAAACGTACACTGTGGCGAATGACTCCGAGCATAATCTCAGAATGCGTTTTGTAAACGGACTTTCCAGGAAGCTGATGGGCGCGCAGCAAGTCGACGATGACGAAATGCAAACTGAGCGCGCGGAAGCGGCTCGCGAAGGTGCGACTGAATCGAACAGCGACGCAGAATCCAACTGCGAGGAGCAGGAACCGAGAGAGACGAAGAGGCCGCGGATAATCAAGCCGGGAATGCCGGGTCGAGACCCGAGCGCGGATTCCAACGCGACCGACAAGTCCGAGCCAGAGAGCCCGAAGGCCATCAGAGGACGAAGAAAGGCGCTCTATTCGAATCCAATAACGCGTAAACCGACGCCGCAATCGTCGCCGTTGAAACAAGTGAACCCCGTCAGCGGGATACCCATTGGCCGCAGCAACACCTCGCCTATCGTCAGAGCTACGAGGGCCACCACGTTGAGACAGAATAACAACAGTTCGACGGCTACGAAAGATTCTCCGAAATCGAACACGAGCCCGAAGAGAACGCCGTTTTCCGTGGACGCGGAGAGGAAGACGCGAAACCTGGCGACTGTATCGAAAAGAGCCTCCGTGCCGCAGAAAGGATCCTCGTTGACCTTCACGAAGTCTGCTAAGCGTCACAGCACACCACCGGCCTGCTCGTCGAACTATCAGAGCGACGTCAAACCGCCGGAAGTTGCATTCAAGGCGTTGGAGCGTCAAGGAACCTTCACGAAAGACGAGCCGGAAGTGGACAACGCGCCAACGGTGCACTCCGCGTCCTCCTCGCCGGTGAAGACAAAGATCGCCAAGCCGATCAGAGGCGCGTCGTCCAAGGTGCATCCAGCGGCGGCGAAATCCAAGATCTCTGTAAAAGCGCAAGCAGCGTATCAGCCAAAACTAACGAAGGCGAACAGCTCCGAAAAGATGCAGCCGCCCAAAGGGCTGTTGATGGCGCCGAAGAAGGTGTCGCCTGGAAAAATAGCTCCCCCGGCGAAGGTTCTCAACGGCAGCGCACCGCAGAACGAGAAGACCGTCCGCAAAATTAGTCCGCTCGGACAGCGGTCCAACAGCAACTCCAGCATAGTTTCCAACACGTCGCCGAACGTGCAGAATCGCAAGCTGACGAAGGAGGCGACGAGCAAGATCGCGAGTCTTTGGAAGAAAGTCGAGGAGAGCAGGAACAAGCAGCGCTTCGAGAAGGACACCAGGCAGTGGATAAGGCCGGCCAACAGCGCCACCGAGGTGGACGCTGCGCCCGCCGCCGCTGCGTACAGCAACCCACCGGCGTACAGACTGTTTCGCAGTTCCACGTTCGAGGGAATCTCCCAGGAGGacagcgacgacgacgagacaATCGCCTGCAGAGTCACGTCCAAACTACCCATCCTGGGCGCACCAGTCGCGGCACCTGGCGGCCCCAAGTACAGAAACTCCTGCGATCTGACGGGCGTGAGCGCCCACGAGGCGCCCTGTAAGATCCCGGTGAAGTCCTGCGAGTCGTACAAGAGAGAGACGACGCAGCTGGATGACGCCTTGGTGACCATGAGGAAGCAACAGAGCGCCGAATTCGCGGCGGAGACGGACCCGACCAAGAGGATATCCAGGCTCGGCTCTTTCATCCGGATGGAtccagcggcggcggcggcagcagcagcagcagcagcagcagcggcggcggcggcagcggcagcggagAACGGCGTGCGAACGCCGGCCTCGGCGATCGTGCCGCCTTTTAATTACAATCCGAAGCCAGACATTCCATCGCAGGCGGCCAGAGCTAGGTCGGACGAGGGTCAGGGTAAATTCGAGGCAGCGGAAATAGTCACTGGATCCGCTAGGGTGACGACAGTATAG